One segment of Corynebacterium caspium DSM 44850 DNA contains the following:
- the cas1 gene encoding type II CRISPR-associated endonuclease Cas1, translating to MNSGWRVIDLTAMEGSLTYMYGNLSVQPTGKDRVLIPLADIAVVLVGLKVSISGSVLLKLSEYDASVLVCDWRGVPCAGAYPWSEHSRIAARQLAQAALSKPRRKQAWAAVVKAKILGQARTVSTCSETAANKLVELAASVRSGDPNNHEALAARIYWSALSPTADFRRNPGKGEDGFNNCLDYAYTVLRGYGIRAVVSAGLSGTIGIFHHNRSNAFALVDDVIEPFRPAIDHHLITKLDDFDVSDPSVKKVLVSASTQVFDAAGNSLNTCLEDLCQSLGLFVERKIDTLKVPTWR from the coding sequence ATGAACTCCGGATGGAGAGTTATCGATTTAACTGCCATGGAAGGTTCCCTAACATATATGTATGGGAATCTTTCAGTGCAGCCAACTGGGAAAGACAGGGTTTTAATTCCCCTGGCTGATATAGCAGTTGTACTTGTTGGTTTGAAAGTCAGTATCTCTGGGTCGGTACTATTAAAACTCAGCGAATATGATGCCAGTGTGTTGGTTTGTGACTGGCGCGGTGTGCCCTGTGCAGGGGCATATCCCTGGTCAGAGCACTCACGCATAGCGGCCAGGCAATTGGCACAAGCTGCTTTATCGAAACCGCGACGTAAACAAGCGTGGGCAGCTGTAGTTAAAGCAAAAATTTTAGGCCAAGCCCGCACAGTGTCGACATGTTCTGAAACAGCTGCTAATAAACTGGTAGAACTAGCAGCTTCTGTGCGCAGTGGCGACCCTAACAATCATGAAGCTTTAGCTGCGCGCATATATTGGTCAGCTCTATCCCCAACTGCAGACTTTAGACGCAACCCTGGCAAAGGGGAAGACGGTTTTAATAACTGTCTCGACTATGCCTATACCGTTTTGCGTGGCTATGGCATAAGGGCTGTAGTGAGCGCAGGTCTTTCCGGAACAATTGGAATCTTCCATCATAATCGGTCGAATGCATTTGCACTGGTAGACGATGTAATTGAACCTTTTAGGCCGGCTATAGATCACCATCTAATAACAAAGCTAGACGATTTTGATGTCTCTGACCCTTCGGTTAAAAAAGTTTTAGTGAGCGCATCTACCCAGGTATTTGATGCCGCAGGCAATTCTTTAAACACGTGTTTAGAGGACCTATGTCAATCGTTAGGGTTATTCGTTGAAAGAAAAATAGACACACTAAAAGTACCTACTTGGAGGTAA
- the cas2 gene encoding CRISPR-associated endonuclease Cas2 translates to MPKKGSDQVWLLVMFDLPVKTVTQRRSATSFRKHLLKLGFFMTQLSVYVKYLPATGRSVSLVKSIKQALPTGGVVQILSITDKQWSKSIRFIQKTEVKTEEAPTQLAIF, encoded by the coding sequence ATGCCGAAGAAAGGATCTGACCAGGTGTGGCTTTTAGTAATGTTCGACTTGCCCGTAAAAACAGTCACTCAACGAAGGAGTGCAACTAGTTTTAGAAAACACCTTCTAAAACTAGGTTTCTTCATGACCCAGCTGAGTGTTTATGTGAAATATCTGCCTGCAACGGGTCGGTCTGTGTCATTAGTAAAAAGCATAAAGCAAGCACTTCCCACAGGTGGAGTCGTTCAAATACTAAGCATTACAGACAAACAATGGTCAAAATCAATACGCTTCATACAAAAAACTGAGGTAAAAACCGAAGAAGCCCCGACGCAACTAGCAATTTTTTGA
- a CDS encoding pyridoxamine 5'-phosphate oxidase family protein produces the protein MTTENDAIVKLTTEESLAKLRSESLGRVVVHRSAEMDIFPVNYVLDADNRIYFRTGAGNKLFTINLNHDVLFEADHVERHADSGTAWSVVVRGNARLVDTNKEIAHAESLPLKPWVPTIKQNYVCITIESINGRRFVLGPEPELY, from the coding sequence ATGACCACTGAAAATGATGCCATCGTTAAGCTCACTACTGAGGAATCTCTGGCGAAGTTGCGTTCGGAATCCTTGGGAAGGGTGGTGGTGCATCGTTCTGCGGAAATGGATATTTTCCCAGTGAACTATGTGCTAGATGCGGATAATCGGATTTATTTCCGTACCGGTGCTGGAAATAAGCTATTTACTATTAATCTCAACCATGACGTTCTCTTTGAGGCAGACCACGTAGAACGCCATGCAGATAGCGGAACTGCCTGGTCAGTGGTAGTGCGTGGGAATGCTCGGCTGGTGGATACCAATAAAGAAATCGCGCATGCGGAAAGCCTGCCGCTAAAACCGTGGGTGCCCACCATTAAGCAAAACTATGTATGTATCACTATTGAAAGCATAAATGGGCGTAGATTCGTGCTCGGCCCAGAGCCAGAACTCTACTAA